In Ostrinia nubilalis chromosome 26, ilOstNubi1.1, whole genome shotgun sequence, one genomic interval encodes:
- the LOC135084636 gene encoding probable deoxyhypusine synthase has translation MDVSKVEKSKILAPNMAVNAVLVPSQELPAETPIVSGYDWENGTDYNKILDSYSRSGFQATSFGKAIAEINKMLKCRSIALTEETGDPYEEDSFIKKKTNCTIFLGYTSNMISSGLRDTIRFLVKNKLVDCIVTTAGGVEEDFIKCLAPTYVGDFNLSGKVLRTRGINRIGNLLVPNDNYCKFEEWVTPILDEMLEEQMKTGILWTPSRIIAKLGEKINDESSVCYWAWKNNIPIFSPALTDGSLGDMMYFHSFKRPGLVIDILSDLRRLNTMAVKANNTGMIILGGGVIKHHICNANLMRNGADFAVYVNTASEYDGSDAGARPDEAVSWGKIRPNATPVKLYADATLVFPLIVAQTFAKYHFSNKKNV, from the coding sequence ATGGATGtatccaaagtggaaaaaagcaAGATTCTTGCTCCCAACATGGCCGTGAACGCTGTTTTGGTCCCAAGTCAGGAATTGCCAGCTGAAACGCCTATTGTGTCTGGTTACGATTGGGAAAATGGGACCGATTACAACAAGATCCTCGATAGCTACTCCAGATCTGGTTTCCAAGCCACGAGCTTCGGAAAAGCTATTGCTGAGATCAACAAAATGCTGAAATGTCGGTCCATTGCTTTGACGGAAGAAACGGGCGATCCGTACGAAGAAGACTCTTTTATCAAGAAGAAAACTAACTGTACTATTTTCTTAGGATACACATCTAACATGATATCGTCAGGGCTTCGCGATACTATAAGGTTTCTAGTGAAAAATAAGCTTGTAGACTGTATTGTGACGACTGCAGGGGGTGTGGAAGAAGATTTTATCAAGTGCTTAGCACCAACTTATGTCGGAGACTTCAATTTAAGCGGAAAAGTGCTCAGAACCCGTGGAATAAACAGGATTGGTAATTTGCTAGTGCCAAATGACAATTACTGCAAGTTTGAAGAATGGGTCACACCAATTCTCGATGAAATGCTTGAGGAGCAGATGAAAACAGGTATACTCTGGACACCTTCAAGGATTATAGCTAAATTAGGCGAAAAAATCAACGATGAAAGCTCAGTTTGCTATTGGGCCTGGAAGAACAATATTCCGATCTTCAGTCCGGCACTCACGGACGGATCTTTAGGAGATATGATGTATTTTCACTCGTTTAAGCGGCCTGGCCTTGTTATTGATATATTAAGCGACTTAAGAAGACTGAACACTATGGCTGTTAAAGCCAATAACACTGGTATGATTATATTAGGAGGTGGTGTTATAAAACATCACATTTGTAACGCTAATTTAATGAGAAACGGAGCGGATTTTGCTGTTTATGTGAATACGGCAAGTGAATATGATGGCAGTGACGCTGGAGCGAGACCTGACGAAGCAGTGTCTTGGGGAAAGATAAGGCCAAACGCTACACCAGTGAAGTTGTATGCTGATGCCACTTTGGTCTTTCCTCTGATTGTAGCCCAAACATTTGCAAAGTATCattttagtaataaaaagaaTGTGTAA